ataaagaactcaatgagaaaagtaggcacacaaaagaatacctaaggaaaaacactagagtagatgaagaaaacaaaaaatttagctactggaaattttttttttttttatgcaaactgtgtttgatattcactgatttaactggaacgttgtagagcgaactggattatgaaatttataccacagaaacttcaagatgttaactcaaaaatggcactggaatcaattaaaaacagtaagccaattgagagaaataaattttttaaaatcactgccagattaccgtattttttttcggcaggaatgtacactttttttattttatttatcattttttgtgtacttcatatttttgaatgattcttttttctattcttttctaacactttgaatatctcaaatccagaatttcagaattttacagtacgtaaatcagttgcaataaggaaaaacagtaagcacttgttttcagaaacagaggaatcctaataggaataaaaaacagaatgatgaactagcaaagacataatagaaaatgatgtattggaacttgtataggtctagaatacaagtatgaactcaattctaaaaagaaaatgcacaaaggatcaacatcaattcagaatattatatgacaccaaagcaagaaacaatcaaaacaaaaaaagtactactagaagtaatgacatatatggaataacatgactaagacaaaacttgacatgattcaaaaattaaaagacacaacacaaattgtaacaagtgaaaggaagcttaaggtaaactctaggaaggataatgccattccaaaagagcaaccatactcataagaattatgagtgccataaacctttcctcaaacacttggagcaaaagaaaaacagcaagaatactcaaataaaattctaaaacagaaacttaaattgcaagaaaattaaagagctcttgaaaaataaagtgcacacaactcaacaattaaacaagaagaacctaagactcatgataccacatgatgtgattccaatagccacatagaacaagattcttgacactttgaggaatcaccttgagctggaaaatatagaggcactttcttagaagttggatcatggttctaagtcaagaactcaccaataacaagtaccaaatcccaaactcatttggatgaaccaaatattgtcaaattgaatcaacaaaggaattataaaaagaGAATACCGAATAGGAATTAAGCAAGAACACATAagaaccgaacataaaaggaattgaaaaacaaaaacagaatacATGTGCTGGAAAaatggaatagccgaaccaaaacttgctcaagaacacaagacaacaagagtaattgaaagagaagaaaggaaggagaagagaatgctcatgaagatggaagataggttggatgatcacgccactagaagtatggatgctcctagataagtgtggaagccgccacttgaggaaaccatggtccttcaagataagactagagtagaagctcaaaagctctccaaatgctcactccaattttgagtatagtttctttagataaattcaaatctgaaatttacaaggaaggcacctctatttatagcctaaggtgctgaaaattgaaagctaaaacaaatcaaaattccctccaaaacaagctagaaccggcgctcaaaaacaaagcaaggaaggtgtgatcctttccttcactttggcaccccctattctactcctacacctatctactaatacacccccctaaagctcctaactaaaacctaaaagatgctataacaaaagaggtttctaaggtttccctctaagcaccttcaactaaagacactacaaaaagagaaaataaatgtcctctagttcccaaggctttgaacatgcttcttgtaatcctttgaggtggactttgacctccatgggcgtcctccatttgtgcctccacctcttcttgagcttgatgagtggcctccatgttctcttgggcttgatctccatcactctAGGTACTTAAACAATAGTAAAAAGATGTGTTATATGTGTCATCGAAGATGGTTAGACTCAAAACATAAGTGGCGAAAAGATAAGAAGTGTTTTGATGGTAACCAAGAATTGAGAGGAATACCTACTCCATTAACAGGGTCTAACATATTGGATATATTAGATGATAGAAAAAATGTATTTGGAAATGctcagaaaaagaaaagaaagaaacatgATCCATGGACCAAAAAGAGTATATTCTTTAACTTGCCATATTGGGAGATTAATTTGTTTCATCACAATCTTGATGTCATGCATATTGAAAAgaatatatgtaaaaatgtaATAAGAACATTATTGAATATAGAGAGGAAACCAAAGGAGCATCTGAGAACCCGCCTTGACTTGGTAGAGATGGGTATAAGGAAAGACCTTCATCCTATAAATATAGGACCAAACAAGGTATTCCTTCCACATGCAAGATTTTCACTTTCGGTAAAAGAAAAAGACATCTTTTGTCGTGTTCTAAAAGGAGTGAAAGTTCCAGAAAGTTATGGTTCCAATGTTTCTAGATGTGTTAAtcttgaacaacaaaattttcttGGACTAAAAAGTCATGATTTCCATATATTGATGCAAGATTTGCTAAAAGTAGCAATTCGAAAAGTGTTGCCAAAAGAAGTTGCAAGAGTTTTAATGAAGTTAAGTTCTTTCTTCAAAATTTTATGCTCTAAAGTCATCATAATTGAGGAGTTTGATTCATTGGATGCAGAAATTGCCTTAATTCTATGTGAATTGGAGAGgatttttcctccatctttttttgtcATAATGGTTCATCTATCCATACATTTAGCGTATGAGGCTAAAATTGTTGGGCCTGTACATTACCGTTGGATGTATCCAATTGAAAGGTAATTCTTTTACTAactgactattttttttttgtagttataTTCTCCTCTTTTATTCCTAATCATAGTTTTATATTCTTATAGATTTCTCCATAGGTTAAAGGTTTACGTGCGTAATAGAAATTATCCAGAAGGTTCAATTGTAGAAGGGTATTTGGCGGATGAGTGTTTGACATTTTGCTCAAGATATTTGAATGATAATGTCCAAACAAAGTTCAACAAGTTGCCAAGGAATGTAGATGGTCCAATAGGGAATGGAGTGATGACTAGTTTGGAACCTCTTGAGTGGGAACAAGCTCACCATTATGTGTTGTTTAATTGTGAGCTCATCAAGTCATTTGTCACGTAAGTAtccatatttttatctttttgtatGAGATTTTAACTTTTGTGAGcttattcaaaaaaaattatatttttgcaGAGAACATGAGGAATTTCTTTCTAGTAATGCTTGTGAAGATTCAACAAGAAATTGGAATACGACGAAATATCAATATCTTACATTTCACACATGGTTTGAAAATCATGTTAAAAATGTTGTTGTTAGTGAAGAGGTTAAATGGTTGGCTAAAGGGCCTAATAGTGTTGCTAGAAGATTTTTAGCTTATGTGATAAATGGGTACAAGTTTATTATTGAGGGTTGTGAGAGGCAGACACAAAACTTTGGAGTAATGGTTACTTCGTCTACTGTTaggtttaaaaataaagaagatgaAAATCCTGAAGTAGAAAATGTTACCTACTATGGAGTTTTGAAAGATATAATAGAGTTAGATTATTATGGACACTCTAAGTTTGTGTTGTTTAGATGTGATTGGTTTGAGAGTAAGCAAGATCATTTTGGGTTAACACTAGTAAATTTTGGAAAGTTGATTTACAAAAGTGACCCTTTTGTATTTGCAACTCAAGTAAAGCAAGTATATTACACAGAAGATCCAACTGATAATTGGCACGTTGTCACTAAAACCACCCCTAGAGATTTGTTTGATGTACATGGAGATTTAGAGAATGATGATATGGAAAACTACCTGGGAGATAAATTAGAAAGTCCTTTTTTTCATCAACCTATGATTGATGAAGATGAAGGTGAGCATGTTAGTTGGTTTAGGGATGATGTACCTGGAACAACAGTTGATACAAGTATAATGGATAATCATTGAACAtgatattaatgtttttttaatgtagTTTTTGTGTGTACAACTTTTTGTGGAATTACTTTTATAGTTTTATGGCTAGTGGTGAGAAAGAAAAACCACCTTTGCTGGCGAAGAAATTTCCAAGTGGTTCTATGATTGAAATACTCGACGGGTTGGAAGAAACCGCATCaagacttagtcaaactccAGTCCACCACATTGgttagttatttatatatatgctTATTTAAATAAGTAATTTGTTATTGTATATGTCTAGTTGGCAATGTactgattttttaattttatacattaTTAACAAGGtctagtaaaagaaaaagagGCCCTACCAGATGTCTCAAGACTCATGGCTTGAAAGATGAAGAGCGTTTACCGGTTAGACTCAATGCTCTTGGCCAACCTGTTGGTACTTATCGAGCTGCATTGAGTAATTATCTGGGGACACTAGCTAGGAAAGCACATCTTGCTCCTCTGACTTTCACTACTTGGAAAGGACTAAAAGATCACTGGGATGACATGTGGAAAATAGTCTTGGTACTTCACTaactttttatctttaattatatataatacttAAATTCTGATATTTATTAATTGATGTGATGCAGTCAAAATTTGACATTGAAGAACGTGCTAGAAAGTGGGTTCTAGGAAGCATATCCTCAAGTTGGAGGAACCACAAATGTCGATTGaagacaaaatatttttttcccaaTATGACAGAGGATTACCACTTAAAGAATTGTCCCTTGAGTATTCCAGTTGACCAGTGGAAAGTTCTTGTTAAATTTTGGAAATCTGACATAGTCAAGGTACTTATATACTTTGATTGATTTTTATCTTTACTCTTCTCATGATTTTATTATAAAGTTTTGTAGTGAGAAGAACAAAGCAAGTAGAGCAAAATTTATTACTGTTCATACCACGGGAACTAAAACTTTTGCTGAGATACGATATGAAGAGGTTAGGCCAATTGCATAATTAGTgtattaatgattttatttctCTTGtgctaatattttttttcttctgtgaTAGGCACTGAAAAATACTGATGGAAGAGAGCCATCTCGTGCAGAAATGTTTATCATGACACATAAGCCTAGGAGTGAGGAaaccaaaaaaattattgtatgtaATCTGAATCATTATGAGTATCACGTTTCAATTCTGCTTCTTCTGAAAACTCTTGTTTGCTGCTGGTGCAGTAGTGACAGAGGTTGATCCAGTGTCTGAAAACCCCTTTTTCACGTTTCAATTCATTGGCCATATTGATTGGTACATAGGGAGGTTATTTTTAGGCAATGTCATGGTGTTTTCTAcagtttttgtgtgttttggtCTTGTGAATTCAATTCTGCTTCTCTTTTTAACGCATATCAGAAAAATTTGTAACTTCATTTCCCTActtttattcataattatacctcttttattcataattattcAGTCAAAGCTTGAGGATGCAGTTGCTTCTAGTTCAGAAGAACGAGATAAAACTTCCGATGATGTATTTTCCCAAGTCTTTGGAAAAGAGCGACATGGATATGTACGAACCTATGGAAAAGGGGTTGTGCCTTCAGACTTGTGGGGATCAAAATCTCAAATTGAGATACAAAAATTAGTTGATGAAGTTCAAAAAAATGCCCAAGTTGAGCTTCAaaggataaaagaaaaaatgcaagaaaaaatgCAAGAGGAGATGGAAGCCAAGCTAAAACAGCAAGTAGAAGCAATGAAAATTGATCTTTTAAACAACATCAAATCTGCTTTCACTCAATTGCAAAGTTGTATTCCAGGAGTAATGACCCAAGATCTACAAGAAGAAATTGTTGTTGAggtatataatttaaattttacattaaacTTATTATTGAATTAGATAGTACACATTACATTTTGTTTACTTTAATGTAGAAACAAAGTCAGGCCACTCCTAGAagcaaaaagagaaaaacagagaaaactaaCACGAAATTAGCTAAGGGGTGAACTcatat
The sequence above is a segment of the Phaseolus vulgaris cultivar G19833 chromosome 2, P. vulgaris v2.0, whole genome shotgun sequence genome. Coding sequences within it:
- the LOC137809176 gene encoding uncharacterized protein; translation: MCYMCHRRWLDSKHKWRKDKKCFDGNQELRGIPTPLTGSNILDILDDRKNVFGNAQKKKRKKHDPWTKKSIFFNLPYWEINLFHHNLDVMHIEKNICKNVIRTLLNIERKPKEHLRTRLDLVEMGIRKDLHPINIGPNKVFLPHARFSLSVKEKDIFCRVLKGVKVPESYGSNVSRCVNLEQQNFLGLKSHDFHILMQDLLKVAIRKVLPKEVARVLMKLSSFFKILCSKVIIIEEFDSLDAEIALILCELERIFPPSFFVIMVHLSIHLAYEAKIVGPVHYRWMYPIERLKVYVRNRNYPEGSIVEGYLADECLTFCSRYLNDNVQTKFNKLPRNVDGPIGNGVMTSLEPLEWEQAHHYVLFNCELIKSFVTEHEEFLSSNACEDSTRNWNTTKYQYLTFHTWFENHVKNVVVSEEVKWLAKGPNSVARRFLAYVINGYKFIIEGCERQTQNFGVMVTSSTVRFKNKEDENPEVENVTYYGVLKDIIELDYYGHSKFVLFRCDWFESKQDHFGLTLVNFGKLIYKSDPFVFATQVKQVYYTEDPTDNWHVVTKTTPRDLFDVHGDLENDDMENYLGDKLESPFFHQPMIDEDEGEHVSWFRDDVPGTTVDTSIMDNH
- the LOC137809645 gene encoding uncharacterized protein, encoding MFIMTHKPRSEETKKIISKLEDAVASSSEERDKTSDDVFSQVFGKERHGYVRTYGKGVVPSDLWGSKSQIEIQKLVDEVQKNAQVELQRIKEKMQEKMQEEMEAKLKQQVEAMKIDLLNNIKSAFTQLQSCIPGVMTQDLQEEIVVEKQSQATPRSKKRKTEKTNTKLAKGKSEDLTVGVVTLEKDLKTLQHPSTAIELFMEEFENNYKEINVDSENVERVHKKAFKAWKCMTNEEKEIYFNRAARLRGKLHFSIVEERLLV